The following coding sequences are from one Tachysurus vachellii isolate PV-2020 chromosome 7, HZAU_Pvac_v1, whole genome shotgun sequence window:
- the LOC132848015 gene encoding BTB/POZ domain-containing protein KCTD1: MFQDNRSNMSRPMITRSPASPLSNQGIPTPAQLTKSNAPVHIDVGGHMYTSSLATLTKYPESRIGRLFDGTEPIVLDSLKQHYFIDRDGHMFRYILNFLRTSKLLIPDDFKDFSLLYEEARYFQLQPMLVELERWRHERELNRISCPCECVVVRVAPDLGERITLSGDKALIEDIFPEIGDVMCNSVNAGWNHDSTHVIRFPLNGYCHLNSVQVLERLQQRGFEIVGSCGGGVDSSQFSEYVLRRELRRSQRGLQTNRIKQEQLD, encoded by the exons GACAACCGCTCCAACATGTCCAGGCCGATGATCACCAGGTCTCCAGCGTCTCCTCTCAGTAATCAGGGCATCCCGACGCCAGCACAACTCACCAAGTCCAACGCGCCCGTGCACATCGATGTGGGCGGCCACATGTACACCAGCAGCCTCGCCACACTCACCAAGTACCCTGAGTCCAG AATTGGCCGTCTTTTTGATGGCACAGAGCCCATTGTTCTGGACAGCCTGAAGCAGCACTACTTCATCGACAGAGACGGTCACATGTTCCGCTACATCCTCAACTTCCTCAGGACGTCCAAGCTCCTCATCCCTGACGACTttaaa GATTTCAGTCTGCTGTACGAGGAGGCACGGTATTTCCAGCTGCAGCCAATGCTGGTAGAACTTGAGCGCTGGCGTCACGAGCGGGAGCTCAACCGAATCTCGTGTCCATGCGAGTGCGTTGTGGTACGTGTGGCACCTGACCTGGGCGAACGCATCACACTGAGCGGAGACAAAGCCCTCATCGAGGACATCTTCCCAGAGATCGGAGACGTCATGTGCAACTCGGTGAACGCCGGCTGGAACCACGACTCCACACACGTCATCCGCTTCCCGCTAAACGGCTACTGCCATCTCAACTCTGTTCAA GTCCTGGAGCGACTACAGCAGCGCGGCTTCGAGATCGTGGGCTCCTGCGGCGGTGGGGTCGACTCGTCTCAGTTCAGCGAGTACGTCCTGCGGCGAGAACTGCGGCGATCTCAGCGAGGACTCCAGACTAACAGGATAAAACAAGAACAGCTGGACTAG